From Pan troglodytes isolate AG18354 chromosome 9, NHGRI_mPanTro3-v2.0_pri, whole genome shotgun sequence, the proteins below share one genomic window:
- the LOC101059748 gene encoding LOW QUALITY PROTEIN: putative uncharacterized protein KIRREL3-AS3 (The sequence of the model RefSeq protein was modified relative to this genomic sequence to represent the inferred CDS: deleted 1 base in 1 codon), which translates to MEKRGESLDLGVRCKRGEERDRRPCWKPSRPGAARGGRGLWTVGGGSSPTETAESQQLGKPPEFWFSAHPGWLQVSCAHRASRWDASRWHPLQRFFARRGVRRPNPSVPSPLPKPRVPSAGSCEPLAPPPTSASGASRSWMAQTRAEAGAYRGCRPAPGSAAGWPRSDRRARLPRKASKPCSPALPSLAACCPQGFLSSGTKRVMRKVLGPGAGVRGTAVECSEQAGFWAHCRPQLTATFS; encoded by the exons ATGGAGAAGCGCGGAGAGTCCCTAGACCTCGGAGTGCGCTgcaagaggggagaggagagagaccgCCGCCCCTGCTGGAAGCCTTCGCGTCCG GGGGCGGCGCGCGGGGGACGGGGTCTCTGGACAGTCGGTGGAGGCAGCAGCCCTACAGAGACAGCCGAAAGCCAGCAACTTGGAAAACCGCCCGAATTCTGGTTTTCTGCACATCCAGGCTGGCTCCAGGTCTCTTGTGCCCACCGTGCAAGCCGGTGGGATGCCAGCAGGTGGCATCCTCTCCAGCGTTTCTTCGCCAGGCGTGGAGTCCGGAGGCCGAATCCATCagtccccagccccctccccaagcCTCGGGTGCCAAGTGCTGGGTCCTGTGAGCCCCTGGCCCCGCCCCCCACCTCCGCCAGCGGGGCGAGCCGGAGCTGGATGGCCCAGACCCGCGCGGAGGCGGGAGCCTACAGAGGATGCCGGCCGGCCCCAGGTTCTGCTGCTGGCTGGCCAAGAAGTGACAGGAGGGCAAGGCTCCCCCGGAAAGCGTCCAAGCCCTGCTCTCCTGCTCTTCCAAGCCTTGCTGCCTGTTGCCCCCAGGGTTTTCTGAGTTCTGGGACGAAGAGAGTGATGCGCAAGGTTCTGGGTCCCGGTGCAGGAGTGAGGGGTACGGCTGTCGAGTGCTCGGAGCAGGCTGGCTTTTGGGCACACTGCAGACCTCAGCTCACCGCCACTTTCTCCTGA